ACCATGAAGTTGGTTGTAAGATCAATGCATTATCAATCATACATTGTTGTAGTGATTGTGTCAATATAACAGTGTTTTATCAGAACACACTGTGGAAAAGGTATGGGCTTTCCTAACCATGGTAGTTGTTTATCTCTGAGGACAAGGGCAATAATTCCTACAGACATAATGCAATTACAGTCTTCTTATAAAATATAAACGGTGGATCGAGGTGGACAAAAATACCATCAGCTGTCATGGGTCAGTAGGCTGGCTACCTGTTGGTGGTGACTGGCTAATAATCACATGTAAGCCtcaatgaaatacaaatgtaacAATGTCACGATTTCCCAAAAAATTAACTATACACCGTCAAACTAATGTGGTCAATAATTAACGGAATGGGCTGTGGCACACAGTGTTTGAGTCCAGACTGACCGATTTGACAGTTGCGCCAATGAAAACCGCTGTGCGCTGAAAGTGCAGCAGCAGCCTACGTGACCATCAGCACTGGTTTTGTAAGGTGAAACGTGTTGAAAGAGCTAACATGGCTAGCTAGCCTAGATAGCTTGCTACGGACAGTTTACCTTCACTGAACGGTGTGACACATCGAAAGTCTCGCAATAGTCATGTTTCGTCCAGTCTGAAGAGTCCTTCAGCTCAGGTCTGGCGCTCCGCTTCGCCTCTTTGATCCTCTTCTTACTTTTATGGTTCATTCCTGCGAATTTAGGGActtgagttagctagctagctagactgggGTGCATAGACAAACACATTTGCTAGCTTGACTTGCTAGTAGTGAAGCGAACGTTAATTGAGTGGCTAGTCTGGAGTTAAAGTTAAACGGTAAGCAACTTCATACGAGTACTTTGTTGGTGTTACTGAAACACGACACGTTGGCCTTAAAATTAAGATTCTGTTCTAAGATGACTTTTAATAGCGAGGAGGAAGCTGCCCAGATGAAATTAGTTAAGCAGCTAGCTACAACAATGCTCTCGCAACCAAACCCGGGGTCCCTACAATTTGAAGGCCGCCCACCCTGAGAGCCGTAGGAAGCTCGTTGGCCACATAAGCGCGAGCCATACATCCGAGAAAACCGATTGGATAAAATGTGGAATAGGCCTTCCCACCAGTCATTAGCACATGTCATTGGCTGTATACGTTCTAGTTTTCCCCGTCCTCCAGCAGACAGTCGCAAGcgtgtctgttttttttgttgaagaGACGGGTTTTATGATAATGAACGTATTGTTTTCCCACTGAATTTATTTACTCTCACAATTGGGATGGTAAATGGAAAACAGAGCAACGGAAATATCCAACAGTGCAGAAATCGTTCACATTCGAAGATTACGAGGACCCAAAGTAATCACTGAATGTTTCCATCCCTGAGGTTTTTGCGCACTTTCTCCACACTTTTGCCATTTGGAACCAGCGATGTTTCTGTAAATAATATTGTTCGCCTACAACTGCATTGTGGTAATTGGCCCCGAAGCCCGCCGAGTTCCTTGGAGAGGAGTACAGAAGACAGACTTTTCTGAATCAATGGAAGTTGACATTCATCATGTGAACCGTAATCTTGTCGTTTCTCCCCTCTGTACTAGGTCCTTGATCCACAATATGGGATGCATGCATGGCCCTGTGCAGTGGTATTAGCACAATGTGTGTGGACACATAGGGAAGAGCTGATGCGCAAAACAGTGCTAGAGGTAATTTACTGAACCAAACTGTAATTCACAAGCAGTCTACTCTACAATTCACTTATTTACCATGTAAATGTGTAACTTGATTCTAAAACAAACTATTGAATCAGAATGCACTGCTGTTTGTTCACAGCTTGGGGCTGGCGTGAGTTTACCTGGTGTGGTGGCAGCAAAGTGTGGGGCACAAGTGATCTTGTCAGACAGTGCAGAACTTCCACTGTTTCTGGAGAACTGTAGGCGCACCTGTGAAGTGAATGAACTGCCCAATGTGCTTGTGGTGGGTATTACCCGGGGAGAGGTCTCCCCAGACCTTCTGCTCCTCCCTCCATTAGACATCATCTTGGGATCAGATGTTTTCTATGAGCCTGAAGGCGAGTTCAGACTGACCGGTTAGTATGGAATAATTTGAGCAGATTGTTTAGATCTGTAACTCAACTgtgaatttacaactttcagatatTGAGAATGTCCTGGTGACCATCTCCTTCCTCTTGAGAAAAAAACCCTGAGGCCCAATTTTGGACAACTTACCAAGAGAGAAGGTATGCCTTTCAGGACCAGTCCATGGCTGTCAGTCAATGTCAAGTAAACATTACTCATTTTGATTCTTTATCTTCATGTTTCAGTGCCGACTGGTCCATAGAGGCATTGCTGCACAAATGGAACTTGAAGTGTCTCAACATTCCACTGGAGAAGTTCCATGCCAACAAAGATCAACTAGCTGGGGCAACACTTCCTGGAAGCCATAATGTACAAATAATTATAACCGAGGACAAGGAAAGCTGAATGAAAAAGACAAAATTGTGTAAACTTATCCTTCAGTTACTGCCAGCAAGGCACAGTTAAAGTCACCAAATAGTCAAGACCCAAGGGTTCAAAACTCAATGCATTATAAAATAGTTTAAGTTGTATAGTAGTATTCTGTTAAAGTTTTAGAATAAATTGATAACCCAAATGTTTTAGAAGACTATTTTTATTAGCTTTCACATTGGACACCTATACAGACTCTTGCAAGGGGGAAAAGGAATGCACAAAGGGCAAGACAGAATGCATTAAACAAAATTAGCACACCATACTTAGTGCTCTGAATTAGAGAACATTTTAACTTGTTGAAAGACAGGCATTCTACCGATGGTGAATTTGTAGCAGCCATTTAAGTTGGCCACCATCACAGCATTGTAGCCACAGGGGCATTCCGGAGAACACTGGAAACAGCCAAGCACTGCAACACGCCACCTTAACAGCTAACCAGCAATACTCAACTGCTACACAACTGCGCCTAGTGCACAAAAAATACAGGAGAGAAGATTAGAGTCACAATGAAATTAAACAAAGCTACATAGCAAGTTGACCTGCAAGTAAATCTGTGCCTAGTTCTTTTCATACTTATTCTAAAAGCCCTAGCCATTTGAACTTCTGTAATGGCCTTCATAAAACCCAAAATAACAGTTGTAAAGGCTAGGCCATCAAATCTTCACTATGACAGTTTTAGATAACTAAAATAGCCATGCAGTCCAACAAATTGAAATCCAAGCAGTTTTAGACCATCTACTGCAAAAGCACATTAAGTATAGGTAATTTTTTTGTTAAACATTGCACAACAAAAGACAAGCAGTCTGGGCKAAAAAAATWAAAAAAAGAATACACAAAGCCTTCTGATCAAGATACAACAATAACCTTTTACACAGAAATCATTGTATGGACAGGGTCCTCAGTCTGAAGTGTGACGTCCTCATTGGCATCTCATCTGAAAAATGTTTGAAAGACAAGAATGTAAGAAACAGGTGTTGGAAAACAAATAACTCAATTTTGTTTTCAACCTCTAGTAATGAAGTGGCGACGACTTGTTAACTTTA
Above is a window of Salvelinus sp. IW2-2015 unplaced genomic scaffold, ASM291031v2 Un_scaffold1596, whole genome shotgun sequence DNA encoding:
- the LOC112071368 gene encoding LOW QUALITY PROTEIN: histone-arginine methyltransferase METTL23-like (The sequence of the model RefSeq protein was modified relative to this genomic sequence to represent the inferred CDS: inserted 2 bases in 1 codon; substituted 1 base at 1 genomic stop codon) — its product is MENRATEISNXVQKSFTFEDYEDPKXSLNVSIPEVLDPQYGMHAWPCAVVLAQCVWTHREELMRKTVLELGAGVSLPGVVAAKCGAQVILSDSAELPLFLENCRRTCEVNELPNVLVVGITRGEVSPDLLLLPPLDIILGSDVFYEPEGEFRLTDIENVLVTISFLLRKKP